The genome window GTATTTTGGATGTTCAATCAGAAAATCGGCATAAAACAAAGCAGCACCTTTTATTACCGGGTAAACAGCTGCTAAAAATGTTTTATCACCAGTGTAAAGATAATGCTCCCACAAATGCTGGCTGGCCCATCCTCCTCCTGCAGTCCAAAGCCCCCAGAAAGCACCATCCACAGCACCAGTAGCCCGCCAAATATCAGTATTGTGATGTGCCATCCATCCTCTTGTTCCATACATCGTTTTAGCAGTTTCCTGTCCCGTTACTGATAAATCTTTTACCATCTGTAAAAAAGGGGCATGCAGCTCTGAAAGATTTGTTTTTTCAGCAGGCCAGTAATTCATTTCTGCATTTATATTAATGGTATATTTACTATCCCAAGCAGGATGAAGACTTCCATTCCAAATGCCCTGCAGATTAGCCGGCTGTCCTCCAGGCTGTGAAGATGATATAAGCAAGTAGCGCCCATACTGATAATATAATGCTGCAAATTGCGGATCATTTACATTTCTAAAATTCTTCAATCGTTCATCTGTAGGCAGATCTGCGGCAGGAGTTGTTCCTAAATCAAGTTTAACACGATTAAAATATTTTTGGTAAGCAGCAATATGTGCTTTTTTTAGTATCTCATAAGATTTGCCAACAGCTTTATTCAAATAATCGGCAGCACGTTGTCCTTCATTAGCGCTTACATCATGATAATTATTAAAATTAGTTGCTATAGAAATAACGATTGTAACAGCATTTGCCTCTTTAACGGTAAGCATTCCGTCTGATTCAGATAATTTTCCGCTGTCTAATTTAATACGGGTTATACCTTTAAATTTAATCAGCCCCGCTACACCTTCGTGGTCACTTGCAGTTCCGGTAATTTCGAGATCTTTTGAATTGTTTACTGCAAAATTCTTTATTTTATGAGGCGAAGTATAGCTTGCTGCAAATGAAATGCTCCCTTTTTTATTAGCTGTAATTCTCATTACTATTACTCTGTCTGCAAATGACACAAAAGCCTCTCGCGTATATTTCACACCATCAGCCTCATAACTGGTTTTCGAAACTGCCTTTTCTATATCGAGTTCCCTCCTGTAATCAGAATATTTTTCATGGCCTTTAAAGTATAAATTAAGATTTCCAACTGGCTGAAACATCTGTCCCTGAGACTTCTTTGAAATAAATGCTTTGTTACTTAATTCTTCAGCTTCTTTATATTTTCCTTCAAAAATCATTTTTTGAATTTCCGGCAAAGCTGCCAAAGCATTTGGATTGTCATTTCTATTGGGACCGCCACTCCATACCGTATTCTCATTCAACTGAATAATTTCATGTTCAGCATTACCATATACCATAGCACCAAGAAAACCATTACCTATCGGCAGCGCATTTTCCCATGTTTCTCCCGAAGGCTGATTGTACCAAAGTTTAAGATTTCTGTCTTCCTGTGAGTACACAGAAAATCCAAAAAGCAGGAATGTTAAAAAAAAAGTTTTCATTACAAATAATTAATTAATCTGATTTCAGAATATATCCATCATCTGGATGCATTTATATTGTTTGGATCATAACTGCTTATCTGTTCAAGTCAATTTTTTGCTACTTATTTCTGATAATAATTTATTATGACGGTCTTCTAAAAATTATAAATGATTATCAAACTCAAGTACTTTTTACAAAAAATTGCATTTAAAAAAACAGCTATTTATCAAATGAATTAATAAAATTATATACATAAAAATGAATAATGTTTAAAAAAATAGCAAACACAAACGATTGTGTAAAAATATATCATTTTTTTTAATGTAAAAGAAATTAAGTGTTCTTTGTACCATTATTACATTTTCAGCAAAAAAAAAGGACTAATTCGAATTTTAATATAGTCACATTGACAATATATAGTAAGTTTTTAATATTTTTGCTTTATAAATCACACTACCGCAGATTTTATTTTAGAAAAAAAAGACTTTTATAGTGGAAGAAAAGAAAAAAAAGAAAAAAATTGACAGAAATGAAACTACATGGGTAATGAGAGACATCACCATTGACTGTGCAGTATTTGGCTATGACAGCGGAAGCCTCAAAATACTTCTTGTACAGCACGGTGAAGGAGTATCAATAGGCCAATGGGGCCTTCCCGGCGGGTGGATTACTGAAAAAGAACATATAAAAGGCGCCGCACACAGACTGCTCAAAAAAATCACAGGTCTTGACAAAATTTACCTCAAACAGCTAAAAGCTTTTGGCGCACCAGACCGTTATCCTGCGGCGCGTGTAATCACTATCGGCTACTATGCAGTAATCAAAAGCACAGATTACAGCATCACTGCAGGAGGAAACATCTCTGACGCAAAATGGTACAACATTAAAGAAATACCCGAACTAGCCTTCGATCACAGTCAAATACTAGAGTATGCCCTTAAAAAACTTAGAAAAAAAGTCAAAAAAGCACCTATCGGTTTTTCATTACTTCCGAACAAATTCACCTTACTTGAACTTATGCATTTGTATGAAGAAATTTTAGGATACGAAATGGACAAACCCAACTTTAGACGTAAATTCCTGAATATGAAACTACTTAAAACCCTCCCCGAGAAACAGCAGAACACTAAATACAGAGCTGCGCAGCTGTATGAATTTGATACTGAAATTTACGAAAAACTAACAAAAAAGGGATTCAGTTTCGAATTCTAAAAGCAAAACATATTGTTATTTACAAAGCTGACCAATACCGCCTTTTGACAAAAACCAAAATAGAACATCAACAGCAATCTAGTTTTAAACAGAAATTACACCTAAAAAAATATTTAGATAAAAATTACACAATTATCAATAAAAAACAAAGTTATCATATAAATTAAATGTATTTTATACATTTGTAAACAGAAATTAAATATTATTAATTATTTTTATGATTTCATTAAATAAAATAGAATTATAATACTAAAATTTTGAGTCAAATACAAGAAAAAACAAACGCTTATTTAAGAAAAATTTGCTGATATAAAATATATCCCTTAAAATTGTAGTCAATTAGACTATTATGTAAAAAACAATTTTTAAGTATCATTCTCATTAAATAATTTTTTACGCTCTGTAACCGGACTATATAAAAGTTCATTACTTTTTCTTAAAAGGAAAGTAAGCTATTCCGAATAGGCTCAGCCTTATTTTTTTTAAAGATGCCCGCCTATTATAAAGCAATCAAAATGGACTATTTTTAAATTTAATTTATATGGGATAGTACATCGGGTTGTTCGTTTTTATGCTTTAGTACGTTTACAGATTTCTATATTCACCATTTTATAACTTGTCTTCTGCAAGCAGTTTTTAAGAAGACTCTCGTTTTTAGATTAAAATTTTCTAACCTATTATTTTCATGAAAATCTTTAAAATAGTAATAATTATAGCACTGTTTATTTCCTGCCGAGTACAGTCTCAATCAGGAATATTATATACTTCAGATTCGCAGTTATCAAGCAGTCTTATAAACTCTATGTATCAAGACAGTAAGGGATATATCTGGATTGCTACCGAAGATGGTTTAAATCGTTATGATGGAGCAAAGTTTGTTATCTACAAACGCAGAAAAAATACTGCCGGAACTGTTCATAATAACTACATAAAATCAATTTTTGAAGACAGAAACAAGAATTTATTTTTTGGTTTTATTGATGGGTTGCAGATCTACAATCATGCAACGGACTCTTTTACGGATGTTCCGATGACTGGTAATACTGATACAAAATTTAGTCCTCATGTCAGCTGTATGATACAGCGAAAAAATGGTGACATTTTAGTAGGATCTTCAGGCTATGGTATTTTTAAAATTGATTCTAAAAAAAAGAACCTGGCCGCAAAACATCTCGATATCCAGATTTCTACAACGATGATCCACGATCTTTATGAAGACAAGAATCAAAATTTATGGATTTTAACTCAGGACAGAGGACTTTGGAGAATTGACAGCAATAATAACTTAAAACAATTTATCCTTTTAAAAGATCATCTGACCAACATTACCAGTATTTGCGAAGATAAAAAAGGAAACTTATTTTTAGGTACGCTTAACAATGGTCTTTTTATTTACAACAGATCTGAACAGAAATTTGAATCCTTTTTAGATTCAAAATCGCTCCCTATCAAAAAATTATTTCTGATTAAAAATGATCAAATCCTTGTGGGAACAGACGGAATGGGATTGTATAATTATGATTCTGAAAAAAAGAAGCTTTCAGTAGCTAACTTTAATGTTGCCAATTTTGATTTTTCAATGTCCAAAGTGCACTCTATACTTAAAGACCGGGCAGGAAATCTTTGGATGGGACTATATCAAAAGGGAGTACTGCAGATTCCTCCAAAAGAAAATAATTTTAACTATATAGGATACCAATCCGTAAACAACAACATTATTGGTTCAAGCTGCGTGATGTCAGTGTTCCGAGATAGAAAAGGTATTTTATGGGTAGGAACTGACGGTGGCGGTCTTTATGGCATTACAGATAAGAATAAAAAAAAATACCATTACACTTTTGAAAAAAATGGTTTCAGCCGGCTGGCGATTATGTGCATTTTTGAAGACTCAAATGATGATTTATGGATTGGAACTTACCTGCATGGGCTGGCCAAACTTAACCGTAGCACGAACCAATTTGATTTTATAAATACTATATTAAGTAAAGAAAATAAACCTGTAGAAAACATTTACAGTCTGGTCGAAGATCAGAAAAAACAATTATGGATAGGTACTCTTGGATCTGGGCTGTACTGCATGGATCTCACTACACATAAAGTTACTGACTATAATTCAAAAGACAGTAAAAATACCTTAGGAAATTGGTGTGTGAACTGTCTTTTGCCTGCTAAAAACAATAAACTTTATATTGGAACTTACGACGGACTGTACTGCATGGATCTGAAAACTAAGACCTTCATTAAAAAAGGCTCGCTAAACCATACATTTCCAAAAAAAATAATTTACGACTTACATGAGGATAAACTTGGAAATTTATGGATTGGTTCATCTGAGGGACTTATTTACCTGCCTATAAAAGAGAAGCCAATTATTTATACAACCGATAATAATTTGCCCAGCAATATAATTTCTGCTATACAATCAGATAAAAGCGGCAATCTATGGATCAGCACTAACAGCGGGATATCACGTTTCAGTCCGCGAAGCAAAAAATTCTTCAATTTCAATTTTAATGACGGCATTCAGGGAAATGAGTTCAGCAAAAATGCCTCTTTTCAAGACATCAGAGGCCAGATCATTTTTGGGGGAATGAAAGGCGTAACGTATTTTGACCCTGAAATGATAAAATACAACGAAAAAAGCACAAATGTCTATATAACAGGATTTTATATTCAAAATAAATCGGTAAAGAAAGGCATGAAATCTGATCAGTTTGATATAGTGAACAGTGCGCTTATTGATGCCAAAACAGTCGATTTGGGGCATGATGACAATTCATTCAGTATTGAATTTTCTACTATGGATTTTAACAATCAGCGGCATATAACTTACTTCTACTCTTTAGAAAACAACAAATGGAATAAACTGCAGCAAGGCATAAACAATATCACATTTAACAATCTTGAACCTGGAACTTATAATTTTAAGGTAAAAGCAGAAGTCTATGGCAAATATTCGGGGATTCGCCAATTGACAATAACTGTACATCC of Flavobacterium marginilacus contains these proteins:
- a CDS encoding hybrid sensor histidine kinase/response regulator transcription factor yields the protein MKIFKIVIIIALFISCRVQSQSGILYTSDSQLSSSLINSMYQDSKGYIWIATEDGLNRYDGAKFVIYKRRKNTAGTVHNNYIKSIFEDRNKNLFFGFIDGLQIYNHATDSFTDVPMTGNTDTKFSPHVSCMIQRKNGDILVGSSGYGIFKIDSKKKNLAAKHLDIQISTTMIHDLYEDKNQNLWILTQDRGLWRIDSNNNLKQFILLKDHLTNITSICEDKKGNLFLGTLNNGLFIYNRSEQKFESFLDSKSLPIKKLFLIKNDQILVGTDGMGLYNYDSEKKKLSVANFNVANFDFSMSKVHSILKDRAGNLWMGLYQKGVLQIPPKENNFNYIGYQSVNNNIIGSSCVMSVFRDRKGILWVGTDGGGLYGITDKNKKKYHYTFEKNGFSRLAIMCIFEDSNDDLWIGTYLHGLAKLNRSTNQFDFINTILSKENKPVENIYSLVEDQKKQLWIGTLGSGLYCMDLTTHKVTDYNSKDSKNTLGNWCVNCLLPAKNNKLYIGTYDGLYCMDLKTKTFIKKGSLNHTFPKKIIYDLHEDKLGNLWIGSSEGLIYLPIKEKPIIYTTDNNLPSNIISAIQSDKSGNLWISTNSGISRFSPRSKKFFNFNFNDGIQGNEFSKNASFQDIRGQIIFGGMKGVTYFDPEMIKYNEKSTNVYITGFYIQNKSVKKGMKSDQFDIVNSALIDAKTVDLGHDDNSFSIEFSTMDFNNQRHITYFYSLENNKWNKLQQGINNITFNNLEPGTYNFKVKAEVYGKYSGIRQLTITVHPAWYFSIWAKLFYWAFFFGAAYVTVQQINQRKLTKIKLQEHLQNKQVNEAKLQFLTNISHDIKSPISLVINPLLKLMSTDHDITRQKSYMVMHRNSEKILQLVNQVMDVRKIDQGQISLNLKRTEIINSLQESCLLFEEQIQTKNIELELHYKKPELYAWIDPKYFDRIIQNVLSNAVKFVPNEGKIEIFIEGDSKLYQDNKEISCFTITIADNGIGINENELAKIFDRFYQSSNSRLNHTEGTGIGLHLTRSIVELHNGSITAENNIGTPGCRFIIQLPMRTEDMEVEKEDEDNTHERINNLVLSALQIPSLEPVDQSFISTTSKKRILVVDDNDEIREYLFKELAAHYKVVTSINGKEALEIVLKDSLDLIISDVKMPVMDGVTFCRKVKKNININHIPVILLTANSHDHDQLEGLNIGADAYITKPFNMEILKKTVLNLIRTRELLKNNYSGNQAQEDKIKKITMESSDEKLIQKIMNFVNKNLSDPNLNVEMIASEIGISRVHLHRKLKELTNQSSRDLIRNIRLKQAGELLASKQMNISEVAYLVGFSNVSKFSTSFKQFYGTAPKEYMEEKLKKNGQTDKVSNI
- a CDS encoding glycoside hydrolase family 95 protein; the protein is MKTFFLTFLLFGFSVYSQEDRNLKLWYNQPSGETWENALPIGNGFLGAMVYGNAEHEIIQLNENTVWSGGPNRNDNPNALAALPEIQKMIFEGKYKEAEELSNKAFISKKSQGQMFQPVGNLNLYFKGHEKYSDYRRELDIEKAVSKTSYEADGVKYTREAFVSFADRVIVMRITANKKGSISFAASYTSPHKIKNFAVNNSKDLEITGTASDHEGVAGLIKFKGITRIKLDSGKLSESDGMLTVKEANAVTIVISIATNFNNYHDVSANEGQRAADYLNKAVGKSYEILKKAHIAAYQKYFNRVKLDLGTTPAADLPTDERLKNFRNVNDPQFAALYYQYGRYLLISSSQPGGQPANLQGIWNGSLHPAWDSKYTININAEMNYWPAEKTNLSELHAPFLQMVKDLSVTGQETAKTMYGTRGWMAHHNTDIWRATGAVDGAFWGLWTAGGGWASQHLWEHYLYTGDKTFLAAVYPVIKGAALFYADFLIEHPKYKWLVVNPGNSPENAPKAHNGSSLDAGTTMDNQIVYDVFTATIQAAQTLKEDNALIDTLKQLRNRLAPMHIGKHNQLQEWLDDIDDPKDNHRHVSHLYGLFPSNQISAYRTPELFAAAKNTLLQRGDVSTGWSMGWKINWWAKLQDGNHAYSLIKNQLTPLGVNAGGGGTYNNLFDAHPPFQIDGNFGCTSGITEMLVQSSDGAVHLLPALPDAWPDGSVEGIRARGGFEIAEMKWKDSKITKLVIKSALGGNLRLRLPNAMKQKSGEELAAANGENPNPFYFTDETASPIISENSNIKPLELKPTVLVDFLTKKNGVYTFVSK
- a CDS encoding NUDIX hydrolase, translated to MRDITIDCAVFGYDSGSLKILLVQHGEGVSIGQWGLPGGWITEKEHIKGAAHRLLKKITGLDKIYLKQLKAFGAPDRYPAARVITIGYYAVIKSTDYSITAGGNISDAKWYNIKEIPELAFDHSQILEYALKKLRKKVKKAPIGFSLLPNKFTLLELMHLYEEILGYEMDKPNFRRKFLNMKLLKTLPEKQQNTKYRAAQLYEFDTEIYEKLTKKGFSFEF